A stretch of Chloroflexota bacterium DNA encodes these proteins:
- a CDS encoding DUF2088 domain-containing protein translates to MKLIEQIQQLDFPVPLPEKLLAVEQRFDAPRVSDVAASTREAMRTLLPRIQPGATVAVGVGSRGIANLPVIVRAVMDALRDHGARAFVMPAMGSHGGATADGQIGVLADLGVTRDSIGAEIRATMDVREIGRLPDGPPLYQDALSSTADHTLLIGRVKPHTNFHGDLESGLAKMCVIGLGRQRGALAMHVYGGAGFQRWLAPAARIYEANTNLVGGIAIIENARDETAEITALPASEIGATREMDLLHRAKALMASIPVARVEVLVLKQIGKNISGSGMDTNVANRMLMARTPEPTEGVDVAMIAVLDLTKETHGNACGIGLANVTTQRLVDKTDWATTYTNSITSGIFGMFHSAVPLTMPDDRRALQIALRGCGQPYETARWVLIENTLKLDMFWASENLRTEIESHPRLRIVGEVPLAFDARGVMTSPWEMGRG, encoded by the coding sequence ATGAAACTAATCGAACAAATCCAACAACTTGATTTTCCTGTGCCGTTGCCGGAAAAATTGCTCGCGGTCGAGCAACGCTTTGACGCGCCGCGCGTGAGCGATGTTGCCGCGTCAACGCGCGAGGCGATGCGAACTCTGCTACCGCGCATCCAGCCGGGTGCGACGGTTGCCGTCGGCGTCGGCAGTCGCGGCATTGCGAATTTGCCGGTGATTGTGCGCGCGGTGATGGACGCGTTGCGCGATCATGGCGCGCGCGCGTTCGTGATGCCGGCGATGGGCAGTCACGGCGGCGCGACCGCCGACGGACAAATTGGTGTGCTCGCCGACCTGGGTGTCACGCGCGATTCTATCGGCGCGGAGATTCGCGCGACGATGGACGTGCGCGAAATTGGCAGACTGCCCGATGGTCCGCCGCTGTATCAAGACGCGCTTTCGTCAACCGCCGATCACACCTTGCTCATCGGGCGCGTCAAGCCGCACACGAATTTCCACGGTGACCTCGAAAGCGGTCTCGCCAAAATGTGCGTCATCGGTCTAGGGCGTCAGCGCGGCGCTCTCGCGATGCACGTGTACGGCGGCGCGGGTTTTCAACGTTGGCTCGCTCCTGCCGCGCGCATTTACGAAGCGAATACGAATCTCGTCGGCGGCATCGCGATCATCGAGAACGCGCGCGACGAGACTGCCGAAATCACCGCGCTGCCTGCGTCGGAAATCGGCGCGACGCGCGAGATGGATTTGTTGCATCGCGCGAAAGCGTTGATGGCGAGCATTCCGGTCGCGCGCGTTGAAGTGCTCGTGCTCAAACAGATCGGCAAGAACATTAGCGGTAGTGGAATGGATACGAATGTCGCCAATCGGATGTTGATGGCGCGCACGCCCGAACCGACGGAGGGTGTGGATGTCGCGATGATCGCCGTCCTGGATTTGACGAAAGAGACGCACGGCAACGCGTGCGGCATCGGTTTGGCGAATGTGACGACGCAACGACTCGTGGACAAGACGGACTGGGCGACGACGTACACGAACTCGATCACGTCCGGCATTTTTGGAATGTTCCACTCGGCGGTGCCGCTGACGATGCCGGATGATCGCCGCGCGTTGCAAATCGCGTTGCGCGGTTGCGGGCAACCGTACGAGACCGCGCGCTGGGTGCTTATCGAAAACACTCTCAAGCTCGATATGTTTTGGGCGAGCGAAAATTTGCGTACAGAAATCGAATCGCACCCACGTTTGCGAATTGTCGGCGAAGTTCCGCTTGCGTTCGACGCGCGCGGTGTAATGACCAGCCCGTGGGAAATGGGACGCGGATGA
- a CDS encoding ROK family protein: MKLYGAIEAGGTKFNCAIGTGPDDLRAETRIATTTPDETIRAVIEFFRAQPRVDAIGIGSFGPVDLQRGCITTTPKSGWANTDLAGAIRRAFNVPVGFDTDVNVAALGEHAWGAARGLDDFIYVTIGTGIGGGGMVNGKLMHGLMHPEMGHIFLPHDQQADPFPGSCPFHGDCLEGLANGPAMEKRWGQRAETLPPDHPGWNIEARYLALAAANWTCTLSPQRIILGGGVMAQPHLLPMIQTQTRELLNGYIQSPEILDRIAEYIVAPGLGNRAGVLGALALGKNL, translated from the coding sequence ATGAAATTATACGGCGCTATCGAAGCGGGCGGTACGAAATTTAATTGCGCGATTGGCACGGGTCCCGACGACCTGCGCGCCGAGACGCGCATCGCAACGACGACACCCGACGAGACAATTCGCGCGGTGATCGAATTCTTTCGCGCGCAACCGCGTGTGGATGCCATCGGCATCGGTTCGTTCGGTCCGGTGGATTTGCAACGCGGCTGTATCACGACGACGCCGAAATCTGGGTGGGCGAACACCGATCTCGCCGGCGCGATTCGCCGCGCGTTCAACGTGCCGGTTGGATTCGACACGGATGTGAATGTCGCCGCGCTCGGCGAACACGCGTGGGGCGCCGCGCGTGGGCTGGACGATTTTATCTATGTGACGATTGGTACTGGCATCGGGGGCGGCGGGATGGTCAACGGCAAGCTGATGCACGGCTTGATGCATCCGGAGATGGGACACATTTTTCTGCCGCACGACCAGCAAGCCGACCCGTTCCCAGGAAGTTGTCCGTTTCACGGCGATTGCCTCGAAGGACTCGCAAATGGTCCGGCGATGGAGAAACGTTGGGGGCAACGCGCGGAGACTTTGCCGCCCGATCATCCAGGTTGGAATATTGAAGCGCGTTACCTCGCGCTCGCGGCGGCGAACTGGACGTGTACGCTTTCGCCGCAACGCATCATCCTGGGTGGCGGCGTAATGGCGCAACCGCATCTCTTGCCGATGATTCAAACGCAGACGCGTGAATTACTCAACGGTTACATTCAATCGCCGGAAATTTTGGATCGCATCGCTGAGTACATCGTCGCGCCAGGTTTGGGAAATCGCGCGGGCGTATTGGGTGCGCTCGCGCTTGGAAAAAATCTTTGA
- a CDS encoding galactitol-1-phosphate 5-dehydrogenase gives MKALVYEGAWRMPMRQVDAPQVTSPDDVIVQVAAVGVCGSDVHGFKGTTGRRKPPIIMGHEFSGTVTAIGANVQERKVGDRVVVNPLLTCGTCENCLAGLPHICFNRSALGVNLNGAYADAVRVHRKMVFALPDELTWDQGTLVEPLAVAMHAVNLTPFKLMDTLAIIGTGTIGLLTILAAKLRGAGKIIVTDLSEHRLAVAKKLGADVVVNVAQQDPVAIVQSLTNGRGAHAVIEAVGITPTVKQSLALVRNGGSVTWIGNSDPEVTINMQQIVTREVTVRGTYGFNDEFAQSIEMIRTGRINPLPLVEKIASLDEGTSLIDDLAKGEMDLVKVILKP, from the coding sequence ATGAAAGCACTCGTTTACGAAGGCGCGTGGCGAATGCCGATGCGTCAGGTGGATGCGCCGCAGGTGACATCGCCTGATGATGTGATCGTCCAGGTTGCCGCGGTGGGTGTGTGTGGCTCGGATGTGCACGGCTTCAAAGGTACGACCGGTCGCCGCAAGCCGCCGATCATTATGGGACACGAATTTTCCGGCACGGTCACCGCGATTGGCGCGAACGTGCAAGAGCGCAAAGTCGGCGACCGCGTCGTCGTGAATCCATTGTTGACGTGTGGGACGTGCGAAAATTGTCTTGCGGGTTTGCCGCACATTTGCTTCAACCGCAGCGCGCTCGGCGTGAATCTCAACGGTGCGTACGCGGACGCGGTGCGCGTGCATCGAAAGATGGTGTTCGCGTTGCCGGATGAATTGACCTGGGATCAAGGGACGCTCGTCGAGCCGCTTGCGGTCGCGATGCACGCGGTCAATCTCACACCGTTCAAGTTGATGGACACGCTCGCGATCATCGGCACGGGCACGATCGGCTTACTGACGATTCTCGCCGCGAAACTGCGCGGTGCGGGAAAAATCATCGTTACCGATTTGAGCGAACATCGTTTAGCCGTCGCGAAAAAACTCGGCGCGGATGTCGTCGTCAACGTCGCGCAACAAGACCCGGTCGCCATCGTGCAATCGCTGACGAACGGACGCGGCGCGCACGCGGTTATCGAAGCAGTCGGCATTACGCCGACGGTCAAGCAATCGCTCGCGCTCGTTCGCAACGGCGGCAGCGTGACCTGGATCGGCAACAGCGATCCCGAAGTGACGATCAACATGCAACAAATCGTTACGCGCGAAGTGACCGTGCGCGGCACGTACGGATTCAACGACGAATTCGCGCAATCCATCGAAATGATTCGCACCGGCAGAATCAACCCATTGCCGCTCGTCGAAAAAATCGCGTCGCTCGATGAAGGAACCTCGTTGATCGATGATTTAGCGAAAGGGGAGATGGATCTGGTCAAGGTGATTTTGAAACCGTGA
- a CDS encoding orotidine 5'-phosphate decarboxylase: MEPIIQISLDLTSTDEALAVARVAVRAGVDWLEAGTPFILAEGLHGVKMLRREFPHVPIVADLKTMDGAGLEAEMMFHAGANMVVVMGQAHDASIIEQVKMAERYNGKVMCDVMLCPNKPARARQAEEMGVDYIIVHTGFDERNMIKGLSPLDDLKPVLDAVTIPVQAVGGLSIDQAIQTLELGAQIVVFGAPLVISGAEFKPADPDLEGVLREIVGRVKKTKIGKK; encoded by the coding sequence GTGGAACCTATCATTCAGATTTCACTCGATCTCACGAGCACGGATGAGGCGCTCGCCGTTGCGCGCGTCGCGGTGCGCGCGGGCGTGGATTGGCTCGAAGCTGGCACGCCGTTCATTCTCGCGGAAGGATTGCACGGCGTAAAGATGCTGCGCCGCGAATTTCCGCACGTCCCGATTGTCGCGGACTTGAAGACGATGGACGGTGCGGGACTCGAAGCGGAAATGATGTTTCATGCCGGCGCGAACATGGTCGTCGTGATGGGACAAGCGCACGATGCGAGCATTATCGAGCAAGTGAAAATGGCGGAACGTTACAACGGCAAGGTGATGTGCGACGTAATGCTGTGCCCGAACAAACCGGCGCGCGCGCGTCAAGCCGAAGAGATGGGCGTGGATTACATCATCGTGCACACCGGGTTTGACGAACGCAACATGATCAAGGGTCTTTCCCCGCTCGACGATTTGAAACCGGTGCTCGACGCGGTCACGATCCCAGTCCAGGCGGTCGGTGGACTCTCGATTGACCAGGCGATTCAAACGCTAGAGCTGGGCGCGCAGATCGTCGTGTTCGGCGCGCCGCTCGTCATCAGCGGCGCTGAATTCAAACCTGCCGACCCGGATCTCGAAGGCGTTTTGCGCGAGATTGTGGGGCGAGTGAAAAAGACCAAGATTGGAAAAAAGTAA